One region of Drosophila kikkawai strain 14028-0561.14 chromosome 2R, DkikHiC1v2, whole genome shotgun sequence genomic DNA includes:
- the LOC121503179 gene encoding uncharacterized protein: MVRGHRAIRCDDELSRDFLADCVARLGNAWRGISIKLVPAKDIPRRPRARIWLPKWLSSHERVLKTLQAMNKGVDMEDWAILKAEREMKSSQPYLFLINQRCLEQLKAADIKVRYGIRKAKVKVFLDEPDDILKDEVEDANKLMDDLAIDDSTPNITPI; this comes from the coding sequence ATGGTTAGGGGGCACCGGGCAATTAGGTGCGACGATGAGCTCTCGCGGGACTTCCTGGCGGATTGCGTTGCCAGACTAGGCAACGCATGGAGGGGGATAAGCATAAAGCTGGTCCCCGCCAAGGACATCCCAAGGAGACCAAGAGCTCGCATTTGGTTACCCAAGTGGCTGTCTAGCCATGAAAGGGTGCTCAAGACTCTGCAAGCAATGAACAAGGGAGTCGATATGGAGGACTGGGCCATCCTCAAAGCGGAACGGGAGATGAAGTCCAGCCAGCCATACCTGTTCCTGATAAACCAGCGCTGCCTAGAACAGCTGAAGGCAGCAGACATTAAAGTCCGGTACGGCATTAGGAAAGCCAAGGTAAAGGTCTTCCTAGACGAACCGGACGATATTCTGAAAGACGAAGTCGAGGACGCCAACAAGCTGATGGACGACTTGGCAATCGACGACAGCACCCCTAACATCACCCCGATCTAA
- the LOC121503180 gene encoding uncharacterized protein, translating into MVRGHRAIRCDDELSRDFLADCVARLGNAWRGISIKLVPAKDIPRRPRARIWLPKWLSSHERVLKTLQAMNKGVDMEDWAILKAEREMKSSQPYLFLINQRCLEQLKAADIKVRYGIRKAKVKVFLDEPDDILKDEVEDANKLMDDLAIDDSTPNITPI; encoded by the coding sequence ATGGTTAGGGGGCACCGGGCAATCAGGTGCGACGATGAGCTCTCGCGGGACTTCCTGGCGGATTGCGTTGCCAGACTAGGCAACGCATGGAGGGGGATAAGCATAAAGCTGGTCCCCGCCAAGGACATCCCAAGGAGACCCAGAGCTCGCATTTGGTTACCCAAGTGGCTGTCTAGCCATGAAAGGGTGCTCAAGACTCTGCAAGCAATGAACAAGGGAGTCGATATGGAGGACTGGGCCATCCTCAAAGCGGAACGGGAGATGAAGTCCAGCCAGCCATACCTGTTCCTGATAAACCAGCGCTGCCTAGAACAGCTGAAGGCAGCAGACATTAAAGTCCGGTACGGCATTAGGAAAGCCAAGGTAAAGGTCTTCCTAGACGAACCGGACGATATTCTGAAAGACGAAGTCGAGGACGCCAACAAGCTGATGGACGACTTGGCAATCGACGACAGCACCCCTAACATCACCCCGATCTAA